One genomic region from Nilaparvata lugens isolate BPH chromosome 3, ASM1435652v1, whole genome shotgun sequence encodes:
- the LOC111049238 gene encoding POC1 centriolar protein homolog A has translation MSHEDPELVRHLQGHKGEITSLTFDKDNRFLVTSSIDKSLMLWKLNQNGALRFLGHKDDVLDVSFSPTGKLLASCSRDRTVRFWVPKVRGVCSNFKAHTSTIRSIQFSSDGRHVVTASDDKMIKIWDVSRKRFVSSFVGHSNWVRCARYSPDGQTVVSCSEDKTVKVWDSKSHEIAHTFNLMRGYGVHVAYHPNGWCVGVAMSNGVVKIFDTRHKNLLQLYDDHSDTVARLSFHPSGEYLMTASHDSSIKVLDLMEGRAIYTIEGHKGAITCVAFNDGGDQFASGSVDNQVFLWKTNFDQQKFTREPKHTQRNNNSSSKPDDSRRLSFVADKRTTQPEITVTNVDCLDENELSRTYIAEEFQEIGDTVRNNKSVDKDVNRNSTEKDKAKWNEEESEDKKVTMKDVLTALKNIENQMKAAEEKNQLSMQVLELRLLKLETEISHLKNKT, from the exons ATGTCTCATGAAGATCCTGAACTTGTGAGACATCTTCAAGGTCACAAAGGAGAAATTACTTCTCTCACATTTGATAAAGATAATAGATTTCTCGTTACATCGAGTATTGACAAGAGTCTCATGCTATGGAAACTCAATCAGAATGGTGCTTTGAG gtttttgggCCATAAAGATGATGTACTCGACGTGTCTTTTTCACCAACGGGCAAACTTTTGGCGTCCTGTTCAAGAGATAGAACTGTACGATTTTGGGTGCCAAAAGTGCGAGGTGTGTGCAGTAATTTCAAAGCGCACACTTCTACAATACGATCGATTCAGTTTTCGTCTGACGGCAGACATGTCGTTACAGCCTCCGACGATAAAATGATCAAAATCTGGGATGTTTCCAGAAAGAG GTTCGTATCCTCATTTGTAGGACATAGCAACTGGGTGAGGTGTGCAAGATATTCTCCAGATGGTCAAACTGTAGTCTCCTGCTCTGAAGATAAGACTGTCAAAGTTTGGGACTCCAAAAGCCATGAAATCGCCCATACATTCAACTTAATGAGAG GATATGGTGTTCACGTTGCCTATCATCCGAATGGTTGGTGTGTGGGTGTTGCTATGTCGAACGGTGTTGTGAAAATCTTCGATACCAGGCACAAAAACCTGCTGCAACTCTATGACGATCACTCAGATACAGTGGCTCGTCTATCATTTCATCCCTCTGGTGAATACCTGATGACAGCTTCCCACGACTCGTCAATTAAA GTGCTGGATTTAATGGAAGGAAGGGCAATATATACGATTGAAGGTCACAAGGGTGCCATCACATGCGTGGCTTTCAATGACGGTGGAGACCAATTCGCTTCTGGTTCTGTTGACAATCAG GTATTTCTTTGGAAGACAAATTTTGATCAACAGAAATTTACAAGAGAACCGAAACATACACAGCGAAATAATAATAGTTCAAGTAAACCTGATGATTCACGCCGATTGTCATTTGTGGCTGACAAGCGAACCACTCAACCTGAAATTACA GTAACAAACGTTGACTGCCTGGATGAAAACGAACTAAGCAGAACATACATAGCAGAAGAATTTCAAGAAATCGGCgatactgttagaaataataaatCTGTCGATAAAG ATGTAAATCGAAATAGCACAGAAAAAGATAAAGCCAAGTGGAATGAGGAGGAATCAGAAGACAAGAAAGTGACG ATGAAAGACGTTCTAACTGCCCTAAAAAACATTGAGAATCAGATGAAAGCAGCTGAAGAGAAGAACCAACTTTCTATGCAAGTATTGGAATTAAGGCTTTTGAAATTGGAAACCGAAATTAGTCATCTGAAAAATAAAACGTAA
- the LOC111049240 gene encoding chymotrypsin-2 codes for MKFLVLLTICSTSLPLFVYCERRVFGGALASPGQFPYQVQLEHKGKGICTGTIIDDRWVITAAHCVQEKDGDFSIRAGFVKKSMGEGQVRKIAQIVVHSDYSTQIAKQDLALVKVEKPFNFTEGKVKNISLSDDEWPSKGERTCTIAGFGLTENKTSGELRFLQVKAFHGQGSCPCIVKNFRLRRLVCLASKAGQGACFGDSGGGIICDGKVVGVAHMVMDRRSCQYFEAPDRNIDCGSESVYAMYMYVCPLLDWIKQHVPSVPATPKSCQGNIITPSLTILFMCLYIIKMVCF; via the coding sequence atgaaattcCTTGTTCTCTTGACTATTTGTAGCACTTCACTTCCTTTGTTTGTCTACTGCGAGCGAAGAGTATTTGGGGGTGCTTTGGCCAGTCCCGGACAATTTCCATATCAAGTTCAATTGGAGCataaaggaaaaggaatttgcACAGGAACCATAATTGACGACAGATGGGTGATAACGGCAGCACACTGTGTGCAAGAGAAAGATGGCGACTTTTCAATCAGAGCTGGATTTGTGAAGAAATCTATGGGCGAAGGACAAGTACGTAAGATAGCACAAATAGTTGTGCATTCAGATTACTCTACACAGATTGCTAAACAAGATTTGGCATTAGTGAAAGTTGAAAAGCCATTCAATTTTACTGAAGGAAAAGTGAAAAATATCAGCCTGAGCGATGATGAATGGCCTTCTAAAGGAGAAAGGACTTGCACAATAGCTGGTTTTGGACTCACCGAGAATAAAACTAGTGGAGAGTTGCGGTTTCTACAGGTAAAAGCATTCCATGGACAAGGATCATGTCCGTGTATTGTCAAAAACTTTAGATTAAGAAGGCTAGTTTGCTTGGCATCAAAAGCAGGACAAGGAGCATGCTTTGGGGATTCTGGTGGAGGGATAATTTGTGACGGAAAAGTGGTAGGCGTTGCCCACATGGTAATGGATAGAAGGTCATGCCAGTACTTTGAAGCACCTGACCGAAATATCGATTGTGGATCAGAAAGTGTTTATGCTATGTATATGTACGTTTGTCCCCTCCTAGACTGGATAAAGCAACATGTCCCAAGCGTTCCGGCAACTCCTAAAAGTTGTCAGGGTAACATTATTACACCTTCTTTAACCATTTTATTTATGTGTTTGTACATTATAAAGATGGTTTGTTTTtaa